The nucleotide sequence GACACGGGCCGCTCCTCGTCCTCCGAGGAGGCATAGCTGTTGAAGGTGGTCAGCTGGTCACTCTTGGACCACTCTTCGTTTGTGGCTGCTGCTGATTTGGCTGCATTGCTCCTGTTGGAGGAGGACCAGGAGGCCTGGGTTCTGTCCCGGGAGGCAGAGCTGAGCTGCTTGCAGTTGAAGCAGGATCTAATGATGGTTTTCTGGGGCTTGGTGGTACCAGCGTCTGTGGAACTGTTGATGCCCTGGAGCTCAGCGAGGTCCTTGGTGCGACGTTCCGTCTCCTTGTAGATCCGACAGTATAGGATGGTCATGATTGACACTGGGATGTAAAACGCGGCAATGGCTGTCCCAAATGTTATCACTGGCTCCGAGAAGAACTGGATCTGACACTGCCTTTCAGGGACTGTCCTTTTCCCCACAAAATACTGCCAGCACAGTATGGGAGGGGCCCACAGGATGAGGGACACCAGCCAGGCCATTCCTATCATGACCCCAGCCCGTTTGGGGGTGCGCTTGGCTCTGTAGGTCAGGGGTCTGGTGATGGAGAAGTACCGGTCAAAACTGATGACCAGCAGGTTCATCACTGACGCATTACTGGCCACGTAGTCCAAAGCCAACCAGAGGTCACAAGCCACACTCCCCAGTGCCCAGTATCCCATCAGTATGTAGGAGGTGTAGAGGTTCATAGAGAACACACCTATAATGAGGTCAGCTACAGCCAAACTCAGCAGGTAGTAGTTGTTGACTGTCTTCAGCTGGCTGTTTACCTTAAACGACAGCATCACCAGGACGTTCCCCACTATCGTAATCAGGCTCACGATGGCCGACACAGTTGCTATGGTTATGACCTCCCATAGACTGTGTGTGACAGGGTGGATGTCTGATGCATTGCCATTTATGGATAAGTTCTGTATTCCCCCACCTTCCATGTTGTTTCTCTAACGTTGTCCTTATTGTGGTATGAGTGGTATGGCTATGAGAGAGTAATCTGTTGGGTATGCCATCTTGAGTAGGCTATCCTAGAAAGAAGAACAAATAAAGTGagttaataaaataacaaatgccGTTTACAAGTGATCTTTTCATGCAAAGTCAAACTCCATGCACAGTATA is from Salvelinus sp. IW2-2015 linkage group LG9, ASM291031v2, whole genome shotgun sequence and encodes:
- the chrm5a gene encoding muscarinic acetylcholine receptor M5; the encoded protein is MEGGGIQNLSINGNASDIHPVTHSLWEVITIATVSAIVSLITIVGNVLVMLSFKVNSQLKTVNNYYLLSLAVADLIIGVFSMNLYTSYILMGYWALGSVACDLWLALDYVASNASVMNLLVISFDRYFSITRPLTYRAKRTPKRAGVMIGMAWLVSLILWAPPILCWQYFVGKRTVPERQCQIQFFSEPVITFGTAIAAFYIPVSIMTILYCRIYKETERRTKDLAELQGINSSTDAGTTKPQKTIIRSCFNCKQLSSASRDRTQASWSSSNRSNAAKSAAATNEEWSKSDQLTTFNSYASSEDEERPVSPGVFQPTCRNQECRQSTGAEGCDKEQLSSYEENNFFHTPPKTNSQKSKKCVSYKFKPVPKDTTSGAQQSKNGDTNMAPSSFSSADSMSAPPSTSSSKPIDTTLKIQLTKRKRMVLIKERKAAQTLSAILLAFILTWTPYNIMVLISTFCSDCIPVSLWHLGYWLCYVNSTVNPMCYALCNKTFQKTFRMLLLCQWKKKRVEEKLYWYGQNPVVSSKLT